The following coding sequences are from one Triticum dicoccoides isolate Atlit2015 ecotype Zavitan chromosome 4A, WEW_v2.0, whole genome shotgun sequence window:
- the LOC119285829 gene encoding heterogeneous nuclear ribonucleoprotein 1-like: MEADAGKLFIGGISWDTNEDRLREYFEKYGEVVEAVIMRDRATGRARGFGFIVFADPAVAERVIMEKHMIDGRMVEAKKAVPRDDQQALSKSGGSAHGSPGPSRTKKIFVGGLASTVTEADFRTYFEQFGTITDVVVMYDHNTQRPRGFGFITYDSEDAVDKALFKTFHELNGKMVEVKRAVPKELSPGPSMRSPAGGINYVMNRANSFLNGYTQGYSPSPVGGYGMRMDARFGLLSGGRSSYPSFGGGYGIGMNFDPGMNPGIGGSSNFNNSVQYGRQINPYYSGNSGRYNSNISYGGVNDNSGSVFNSLARNLWGNSGLNYSSNSANSNSFMSSANGGLGGIGNNNVNWGTPPVPAQGANAGSGYGSGNFGYGSTENNFNLSPGAYGRNTGSGGVNASLNQSSNGYGRNFGDSSAGGGGSIYGDTTWRSGSELDGTSPFGYGLGNAASDVTAKSSAGYMGH; the protein is encoded by the exons ATGGAGGCCGACGCCGGGAAGCTGTTCATCGGTGGCATCTCGTGGGACACCAACGAGGACCGCCTCCGGGAGTACTTTGAGAAGTACGGGGAGGTGGTGGAGGCTGTCATCATGCGCGACCGAGCCACGGGCCGCGCCCGGGGCTTCGGGTTCATCGTGTTCGCCGACCCAGCAGTTGCAGAGCGTGTAATAATGGAGAAGCATATGATCGACGGCCGGATG GTGGAGGCCAAGAAAGCTGTCCCTAGAGACGATCAGCAAGCACTTAGCAAGAGTGGTGGCAGTGCTCATGGATCACCAGGGCCCAGTCGCACCAAGAAGATTTTCGTTGGGGGTCTTGCATCCACCGTGACAGAGGCAGACTTCAGGACATATTTTGAGCAGTTTGGCACGATCACTGATGTTGTTGTGATGTATGATCACAACACACAGCGTCCTAGAGGGTTTGGGTTCATAACGTACGATTCTGAAGACGCTGTGGACAAGGCATTGTTCAAGACATTCCATGAACTAAATGGTAAGATGGTTGAAGTCAAGAGGGCTGTTCCTAAGGAGCTATCACCTGGACCTAGCATGCGCTCTCCTGCTGGCGGAATCAACTATGTTATGAACAGAGCCAATAGCTTTCTCAATGGATATACCCAAGGTTACAGTCCGAGCCCGGTAGGTGGTTATGGAATGAGGATGGATGCGAGGTTTGGGCTTCTATCAGGCGGCCGTAGTAGTTATCCTTCTTTTGGTGGTGGTTATGGAATTGGTATGAACTTTGACCCAGGGATGAACCCAGGTATTGGCGGTAGCTCGAACTTCAACAATAGTGTCCAGTATGGACGGCAGATCAATCCATACTACAGTGGTAATTCGGGTAGATACAATAGCAACATTAGCTATGGTGGAGTCAACGACAATTCTGGGTCAGTGTTCAACTCACTGGCTCGTAATCTCTGGGGTAATTCAGGTCTCAATTACTCTTCCAACTCTGCAAACTCTAATTCCTTCATGTCATCTGCAAATGGGGGGCTTGGTGGAATCGGGAATAACAATGTGAACTGGGGAACCCCTCCTGTGCCTGCTCAGGGTGCTAACGCTGGCTCGGGCTATGGCAGTGGGAACTTTGGTTATGGGTCGACTGAAAACAACTTCAACCTGAGTCCTGGTGCTTATGGAAGGAACACTGGATCAGGTGGCGTCAATGCTTCACTCAACCAGTCAAGCAATGGATATGGGAGGAACTTTGGAGATTCGTCAGCGGGTGGCGGTGGCTCCATCTATGGAGACACAACTTGGAGATCTGGATCTGAGCTTGACGGAACCAGCCCATTTGGATATGGGCTTGGGAATGCAGCTTCAGATGTTACAGCAAAGAGCTCAGCGGGTTACATGGGGCATTAA